The DNA sequence TGTTCGATTTTATCTTCTCTAGGAATTTAGGAGTGTTGCATATATTTGAAGCGGAATTTACAGTTCCTATATCTGTTGGTGGCTATGCCAATACTTCTCCATTCCGAGTATCCATTGCCTATAGGTGTGCAGTAGTCTTACGTGAAAACTGATGTGAATCCTCAGCTTCAAAACAAGACTGAACATGTCCTATTTTGCAGCCACTTACCTTGATTTGAGGTGTTGAAGTGTCCTCAATTCAAGCACTTCAAGCATAATGTTCTCAACTATTCACTACTAGCGGAATGCTAAATGAAATCACTGCAATTGAGAGGAAACAGAACATTCTgatctcttttcttcttttttttagtattgaagTGTTGTTGGAAGATTCACTCATTTGGATCACAAACATCCAACTCTTGAAATCTTCAAGGTGGATCAAAGAAGAAGAATGCTGGAAAACATGGATTTATAATTTCTAGAGACTCGTTTCGGTGGGCTGATCATTTCAGGACTTTTAGGAATTCATATGAAGATTTGGCCAGAGATGATTATTATCTTTTGACAGAAGGACTCAGAGATGAGGGTGAGAAAAAGGTTGTTCTGACTGTTTTAGAGAAACATCTCCGGGTTAAACTTGTCAAAGATAACTTCTACTATCAGAAACTTGGTGCAAGGAACAATGTTTTCAGTTCAAGCAAACACGCATGAGCTtctgaaagtcttggggatatTATCTAGACAAGATTATGTGGGGGTTGTACTTTCTTGTTGAGCTCTGCTACAGAGTGCATGAGCCCATCCTTCTCGTTGGCGAAACTGATGGTGGGGAGACTACAATTTGTCACTTACGCAGACCAAATTGTAAAGCCATTACTGCTGTAGAAGGTCAGTACCAGATCAGAGTCCACACTGTACGTCAAATTCAATATGGTGAAGAGATCACCTTTGATTATAACTCAGTCACAAAGAGTAAAAAAGAGTATGAGGTATCTGTTTGTTTGTGTGGCAGCCAAGTTTGTCGAATGAGCTATTTGAATCTAACAGGTGAAGGAGCATTTCAAAAGGTATTGAAAGGGTGTCATGGAATTCTGGATCCATATCAATTGATGTCTGAGGCTTGTGAATTAAATATAGTATCTGAGGAAGTCTACATAGACTTAAGAAGAACTGGAAGAGAAAGAGTTAAGTGTTGATGCCTCCTTTTCAGAAACAACATTTGGGTCATTTGGACATTTCATATGGATTAATGCACATATACTCTTTGGTGTTTCTCATTGTGGGCAGTCATGGAATACCTCCTTGGGGATATATTCATTCAAGTGAACATGgattataaaaatttcaaagtgaGTGTAATGACAAGTAATGTGAGGCACCTCCATGATCAGCAAAAGCTAGAAACTTTTAGGAATTTAAAGGATTCAGTTGTTTGTTATGGAAAATATTCTCATGGGGACACAGAAATTGAGAAGCAAGAACATGAATCTGATCTTGAAATTAACAGTTACAAAGCTGTAAGTTTGATCGAAATGGAAATCAAATGCCTAAATTATGATTGCCTCTTTCAGTGATTTATCATTACAGATGCAAACAATTCAAAGTAACTCTGTTCTGTAGTTTTCACTTCAAGAACCGTTCAACACATGGCTTTAAGATGGTGAAGGGAGCATCTTCTAGAGAAGGCACTGATGACAATTGCTTGTACTGTCCAGCTTCACATGACTTTTTAAAAGAGGAGGAAAGGCTTTGTTCCTGACCCAGGTTCTTCTAGCTTAATGAAGCCTGAGATCCACAACGAATCTCAAATTCCAAATGCCTCAACGACCAGTCCTGTAGTGCCTTCAAATTCTAATGATTGTCTCACACAATCAGAAGAGCAAGTTCCAGTCCCTGGCATTACTATGTTTGCTACTGATTTGCAGCTTTGTATGGAGGAAAACACAGTTACCAGAACAATACTTAGAATAGCCTTTCCAGTTCTGACAACAGTGTACGGTCAACTCCTGAGTCAGCATGATCAATTTATGATGGCTTATATGAGGCAATTGATTCCTACTCAAAGGCGCATCAAAACTTAAGCTGAAAATGAGAGGCAAGGCTCATGGTGTTAGCAATTTTAAGGTGCTCGAATTTCAAATTTGGGTGCTCAGTGGAGTGCACTTGGTACTTAAAGGGTAAATTTAAACACTCATCTTAAAAATGAATCTGGATCAGATGTGGTACCTATGATTGTCCTCTGAACTAATGAGAGATTAGATGAGGCAGctgaatctaaaaaaaaaaagttggtatTTCTAGAGGAGCACACCCCGTCTCTTTGCAGTCTAGAACAAGTGATTTCAGAAAATCTCCAACAGTTCCGCCAGTTTACAGAAAACTCCAATATCTGATCTGAACGTTGATGAAACACATATTGCTTCTGTGAAGCTCTCAAGAGAAAATTCAGTATGAAATACTTCAAATGTCAAGCTCTACAGATAATCAAATCTTACCAGTTTTTGGATGGCATTGAGGGCGGAATCCTTGGACACAGTGCTGGTCAGGATTCGGCTAATGATGTTTCATATAATAAACAACAGGGGAATGGTTTAGACAGAAGCAAGTTCCTTCTTAAGAGTTCCTATCTGAAATTGTTCCAGTTGGTCAATCACATGCTACTGTTCCATGCTCAGATACAGATGACAGCAGTCAGTTTTTTCCGCAAGATGTGTCAATTTGTAACAAAGGTGCAAACTCGGCAGAAGTTGACTGAAGCGATGAAAATAAACTAGGATCTGACAAATCAGCTGATTGAATCAGAGAAGGCTGTGGATGCATTTGACATATTTTCTGAGAATTTGAGCCATCCAGACTAGGGTATTTGTGTTTCAACTCTGAGAATTTTGTGTCACTATGAAACTCTGAATGGTGAAACAAATTTTCAGCCAGTGGAGAAGAAAATGCAAACTGAAGTTTCTCCTACTTCTTACGCAGAAATACAGCGCAATAATGATCTTCACATCCTCTTCTCCATTAAAGATACACTTCTTTCAATTTCTATCAGTAGGAAAGTCAGTCTATCCATCTCTAAAACACAAAGGGACCTCTCTACTGCTAGGATTTGTGAATATGTACCAGTTCTTTTGAATGGGATTATTGGCATTATCCATAAccaatttagttatttatagGATCTATTGCAAGCAAGGGAATTCATTGATAATTTGCTCcccttttttataaaaaaaaaaaaagctcagaATTCTGATGCATGTGTGGAAGCTTTGCAAGTTACTCGAGATATTATACAAGTTTCAGGGAGTGAAATTTCTCCAAAAAGATTTCGAATGCTGTTTCTTCTCTTCTAATTTCCACTACGACTGGATATGCGTTTGGCTATTTGTGATCTTCTTGGTGTCCTTGTCGAAACCGACCATTCGATACTCTGTGGTAAATCTTATAAGTGAATTGAAAGCGACCCCTGTTATGGAAATGGGTGGCCTAGATTATGACATCATAGTTTATGCTCATGAAAAGATTAGCATTGGAGTTCTTTAATAATAACTCAGAGAATCAGGCACTGGTCATTTTGTCGCGTTGTATATATGATATGTCATCCAATGAACTGACCTTAAGGCATAATGCATATAGGTTATTAGTCTCTTCTACTGAATTCTCCGTCCAAATTCCTAAACTTGAAGTGAAGAGTGACCATGAAACGCCTGAAGCAACGATAACATTCATAGCTGATGGTTGGTGGATTTAAGCATATATTCAGCGCATGATAAACAAATTCCTTTTGAAGCATATGGCAGACGTAATGGGCAAGGAAAATTTTGTTCAGAAGGAATGGGTTGATTTACTGAGAGAAATGGTGCTGAAGCTTCCAGAGGTGTTAAATCTTCACTCATTCAGGATCCTGTATTGTCTGAATGTGTTAATAAAATTGGACCAATGGAAGATGCTGTGAAGGCTCTATTTGCCTATGGGCTCCATCTAACTAGTCAGTATAGGTTTTCAGAATGAAGATGACGATGAGGAAAATGATGAGAATGGACATGATAATGAGGACCCGTCAAGTCAGAAGAAGCCTCGTGTTGTTTGGTCTGTAGAGCTGCATCGCAAATTTGTTGCAGCTGTTAATCAGTTGGGCGTTGACAGGGCTGTACCTAAAAAGATATTAGATTTGATGAATGTTGAGAAGCTTACAAGAGAAAATGTAGCAAGCCATCTCCAGACATATAGGCTTTACCTAAAAAGGATCAGCTGTGTGGCAAATCAGCAAGCTAATATGGTTGCAGCCTTGGGCAGTACGGATTCTACCTATTTGCATTCACTTAATGGCCTTGGAAATTTCTACAATTTGTCTGGATCTGGGCAGTTGCCAAACTCTACTTTCAGATCCTTCCCACCTAGTGGAATGCTCGGTAGATTGAACACTCCTTCTGGTATGGGTATGCACTGCCTTTCTTCTTCGGAGATGGTTCAACTGGGACATTTGCAAAACTCAAGCGATCCTATTAACAGTGGGGGTAAATTCCAGCCGGTGTAACTACCTGGAAACCAAAACGGTATTATACTTCAAGGGATGCCAATGTCCTTAGAACTTGAGAAATTGCAACATAATAAAGGTATCATCCGTGTTGGAGAGCTCTCTACTACTATTGGGGATTCAACTGTTTTCCCTGCTTCAAGTGGCTTCCCAGATACAAAAATGACTTCCAGTAGGTCATCCAGCTGTCTTCGTGTTGCTGCAAACAGTCCCTTAATGTTACAAGGACACTCCCAAGAGAACCAAAGAAGAGGAGGGTTGAGAAATCAAAATTCTGCTACATTGTTAAACGCAGAGCTTCCTTCTTCATTTCCAGATCATGGTAGATGTAATGACAACTGGTCAACTGCTGTTCAGCCATCTGCGATCCAATCAAGTTCTTTTCCATTAAGTGACTGCTTTAAACAGGCTACTTTGCGTCCTAGTAACTTGAGAGACAATATCTCTTCAGTGACCCTGCAAAGTGGGACTAATCTACGTGATGTTTCTTGTGTCACTTCAATGCCTCTTCCACTGCCAGATTCAAGAACATATTTAGAATGTCAAGCAATGACTATCAGTAGTAATTCTGTAAAAATGATGAATTATTCCCCAAAAGTGTGGGATGACCATAAACACAAGCTCTCTCACCATTCAAGTCTCGGATGCAGCTCAGCAAACTCTTTGACCCCTGCTCCTGGAGTAATGGGTACATTTGACCAGGGTTTGGACCTGAAAAACACAATATCTGACAGAAATACGGATTTCAATTTGATGGGGGAGTCAAATTTTGTCAATCCCTTGCCCATGCAGCAGAATGCAGTTGAGGAATCAGCTTCAGATACGGCATTGCAGTTGAAGCAAGGTTGCACCTTGGGGCAAAGAAAACCACAAAACAGCTATGCTTCTAATAATGTTGGTTCCTTGGAAGATCCAGTGAGTGCAATGATGAAACAGGAGTTTTATAGGCTTCGCTCTAGCTTTAGAGCTAAGAAGGGGCATGCGCCATTGCTTGAGGATTTCAGAGAGTTTGACAGGAGTAGGCTAGACGAACGAAGGAAAATGACTCTCAGCCAGATTTTATCTTCTGAAGCAAGGGAAAGGTTtgctcggattgctttggtgaagcctaagaaaacaagagaagatTGAAGAAAATACTTTAGCCGATACCTAAAGAATGTGGAAAAAGGAATTTATACGTCTTCAGTTACAATGCTGAAGATCAGAAGCTGGAGAATGAGCAACGACATAAGAAATCCAATTATGGAATTAAGACCTTGCCACACATCATATTCCTCCTAATGTTTCTCCTTCTTTTTTTGTGATCTTATGCATCTCAAAGCCAGATTTCAAAACCTCTTTCTatcaaaaatgaatttggttttCTCCAAGGTTCCTTAGAAGCTTTTAGGTACAAAATCCAGATTTTAACATGCAATTTGCTGCCACTTTATTTCGGGTATGCACTTTTActgttttccttgatttttaactattttcgtgattttctcgattttcaacaagcatgaataaattttatgattccaaacaatggaattcatggaatcaactcatgcgaaattaattagggctttggtgggggcccgacattcataacGCTCACTTCAATACTGTTTGAttgatatgatgattttttttattcttcttgatgaaGTACTTGAATTcactttatatttattgttgagatatCCTTGTTTCCCATAGAGATGTGGATGCTTGCTAACCAGGTACGCTCCTTCTCATCTTTTTTTGAGAATTCTATGGACATGTATGCTATTGGTGACTACATCCATGCACGATGTGATTCTTGGgtgtttaaatatatattagatttgcCCGGATAAGACATATGTTGTGTGCtacatttctacactaacttttatgttttatgatagcgcttgaagagcggttcaggtacgcaccctaactctccttatTTGCAATTTGATTGTGTTTGGCATGCCACACtctaaaatcacctagcctatttaggtatctataattaactgattaattgccacacttcccttaattttgttagtagagacctttatagggcttagaggggtgctacctcctagaggtaccttcccaataagtaacctgatccccggaccaagactcgggtttttcaaagacatgccttttttccaaaaattatggagtcacattttagggtttttctttcttgttttattttccctttaaaataaaaataaaataagtggcgactccaatttttctaaaaattaatttttcacaaataaaaagcgagtctcgccgatcgagtggtgacgcacgtgaaaaatgcgggtccacatgATCGCTTGGTTCGCTTTCCACATTGTAAAAAATGACCTTCAATAAATTTAGAAGGTGCTCCAGATGAGCCATATTCCTCAAATAAAACGGTTGTTTCAAGAGGATCAACAGCAAAGCAATtgaagttagagagaaaaaCTCAATTTTTCTTCACTGTCCAAATTTCATCAAAGGTTCGATCCCGCTTCATCTGTAGGCCGATCAACCTAAAATTTGGAGAAGAGGTTTTtgactcattgatcttcaatTTGAACGGTGCAGATCAGATTTCGAGTTCTGGACGTTGCCTTTTAGTCCGAGAACAGAGCCTCTGTTTTGGTGAGTTTTTTATCCGGACAGTTTTGATCATGAGCTCCGATGAAGGTTAATCTGTGGTTCGATTGAGCTAATTTTTTGTGAGCACGTTTAtaactcattgatcttcattttgaacGGTGAAGATTGGATTTCGAGTTAGGAACAGTTATATTTCAGTCCGAGAACAGTGACTGTGTTTGATGAGATTTCTCCATTGTCTTTATGCAAAATTGTTGAAATTGCCAAGATTAATTTGTCTTGAGATATGGTTGATGTATACCTCTAGTTTTATCTAGAGAAAATTGTGTAACCCATTGATTATATTAGTGGAGTTTTTAAGTGGTCTAAGGGTCTCGTggtttttaattctcatattg is a window from the Vitis riparia cultivar Riparia Gloire de Montpellier isolate 1030 chromosome 9, EGFV_Vit.rip_1.0, whole genome shotgun sequence genome containing:
- the LOC117921785 gene encoding uncharacterized protein LOC117921785; the encoded protein is MSLELEKLQHNKGIIRVGELSTTIGDSTVFPASSGFPDTKMTSSRSSSCLRVAANSPLMLQGHSQENQRRGGLRNQNSATLLNAELPSSFPDHGRCNDNWSTAVQPSAIQSSSFPLSDCFKQATLRPSNLRDNISSVTLQSGTNLRDVSCVTSMPLPLPDSRTYLECQAMTISSNSVKMMNYSPKVWDDHKHKLSHHSSLGCSSANSLTPAPGVMGTFDQGLDLKNTISDRNTDFNLMGESNFVNPLPMQQNAVEESASDTALQLKQGCTLGQRKPQNSYASNNVGSLEDPVSAMMKQEFYRLRSSFRAKKGHAPLLEDFREFDRSRLDERRKMTLSQILSSEARERFARIALVKPKKTRED